Proteins encoded in a region of the Deltaproteobacteria bacterium genome:
- a CDS encoding isovaleryl-CoA dehydrogenase, translated as MEFGSPLDPHLTDPTEEHAMLRQTVRDFVRKEVEPQAEEHDRAGELNVPLLRSLGELGLLGVTVPDADGGAGMDATAAVICHEELAWSDPGFTLAYLSHALLFVNNFYWASSADQRRRYLPRVLSGEWIGAMGMTEPAVGTDVLNMQTTAVKRGDRYLLNGRKMFITNGNEADVFIIYAKVDGRITTFVVERSFDGFSTGPKIPKMGMRASTMCELILEDVEVPADNLLGTEGGGITNMMRNLEIERLGLAAISLGIANRCLHVMAHYAVERHAFGVPIAEHGQIQRHIGEAYAKTQAIRALLYGVAATVSPHRRNRLGTDAVKLFASTAAKQIADSAVQVLGGYGYCAEYRVEQFLRDAKLLEIGGGTIEAHQKNIVRDLVKLVRA; from the coding sequence ATGGAATTCGGTTCGCCCCTCGACCCGCACCTCACCGACCCCACCGAAGAGCACGCGATGTTGCGGCAGACGGTGCGGGACTTCGTCCGCAAGGAGGTCGAGCCGCAGGCCGAGGAGCACGACCGCGCCGGGGAGTTGAACGTCCCTCTGCTGCGCTCGCTCGGCGAACTCGGCCTGCTCGGCGTCACCGTGCCCGACGCCGATGGCGGCGCCGGCATGGACGCGACCGCCGCGGTGATCTGCCACGAGGAACTCGCGTGGTCCGACCCCGGCTTCACGCTGGCCTACCTGAGCCACGCGCTGTTGTTCGTCAACAACTTCTACTGGGCATCCAGCGCCGATCAGCGGCGCCGCTACCTGCCGCGCGTGCTGTCGGGAGAATGGATCGGCGCGATGGGGATGACCGAGCCGGCCGTCGGCACCGACGTGCTCAACATGCAGACCACCGCCGTCAAGCGCGGCGACCGCTACCTGCTCAACGGGCGCAAGATGTTCATCACGAACGGCAACGAGGCCGACGTGTTCATCATCTACGCCAAGGTCGACGGGCGCATCACGACGTTCGTCGTCGAGCGCAGCTTCGACGGGTTCAGCACGGGGCCGAAGATTCCAAAGATGGGGATGCGCGCGTCCACCATGTGCGAACTCATCCTCGAGGACGTCGAGGTGCCCGCCGACAACCTCCTCGGCACCGAGGGCGGCGGCATCACAAACATGATGCGCAATCTGGAGATCGAGCGGCTCGGGCTGGCCGCGATCAGTCTCGGCATCGCGAACCGCTGCCTGCACGTGATGGCCCACTACGCGGTGGAGCGCCACGCGTTCGGCGTCCCGATCGCCGAGCACGGCCAGATCCAGCGCCACATCGGCGAGGCCTACGCCAAGACGCAGGCGATCCGCGCCCTGCTGTACGGCGTGGCCGCGACCGTGTCACCGCACCGGCGCAATCGACTCGGCACCGACGCCGTCAAGCTGTTTGCGAGCACCGCCGCCAAGCAGATCGCGGATTCGGCGGTGCAGGTGCTCGGGGGCTACGGCTACTGCGCCGAGTACCGGGTCGAGCAGTTCCTGCGCGACGCCAAGCTGCTCGAGATCGGCGGCGGCACGATCGAGGCGCACCAAAAGAACATCGTCCGCGATCTCGTCAAGCTCGTGCGCGCATGA